A portion of the Podospora pseudoanserina strain CBS 124.78 chromosome 2, whole genome shotgun sequence genome contains these proteins:
- a CDS encoding hypothetical protein (EggNog:ENOG503P5UM), producing the protein MATTTTTTTTTTTAAAVTTATMPLHLSITTTPPPPPKPKISLLSLPLELRLEIYTHLLHLPLPSHSGEESPPYRSTTPPLSNFAEKPKIWTAILYVSRQIYIESHPLLYKSNTFSAHPTLLTSSPTLYPSSKAYKTPLAIPLPPPTPPPTTATITTTTTATTAAAAATPQQDRPFTPPSQSQNIITIPLSPFISAPTNPPSISPAYIPLIRKWRLRIKLDSPAPWSEDLVREVFTGVGELTLDVWQSSFWGGVGVRTLKKVRRGEGVGG; encoded by the coding sequence atggcaaccaccaccaccaccaccaccaccaccaccaccgccgccgccgttacaacagcaacaatgcCACTCCACCtaagcatcaccaccaccccaccaccaccaccaaaaccaaaaattTCCCTCCTGTCACTACCACTGGAGCTCAGACTAGAAATCTacacccacctcctccacttaCCACTCCCCTCACACTCAGGCGAGGAATCACCCCCTTATcgatcaacaaccccccctctgTCAAACTTTGCCGAAAAACCAAAAATCTGGACAGCGATTTTATACGTCTCCCGACAAATCTACATCGAGAGTCACCCCCTCTTGTACAAGTCAAACACCTTCTCCGcccaccccaccctcctcaccagctccCCTACTTTGTATCCTTCCTCCAAGGCATATAAAACCCCCCTTGCgatccccctcccaccaccaacaccaccaccaaccacagcaacaataacaacaacaacaacagcaacaacagcagcagcagcagcaacaccccAACAAGACCGACCAttcacccccccatcccaatcccagAACATCATCACAATCCCTTTATCTCCCTTCATCTCCGCCCCgacaaaccccccctctATATCACCTGCCTACATCCCCCTGATAAGGAAATGGAGGCTTCGGATAAAACTGGACAGTCCAGCTCCGTGGTCTGAGGatctggtgagggaggtgttcACGGGAGTGGGGGAGTTGACGTTGGATGTGTGGCAGAGTTCtttttggggtggggtgggtgttAGAACACTAAAAAAGGTTCgaaggggtgagggggtgggagggtga
- a CDS encoding hypothetical protein (COG:E; EggNog:ENOG503NXFU), with the protein MSLLEFFSSVFGWIYFICWSLSFYPQSMLNFSRKSTSGTTVDFPLINCLGFLSYAISNYAFYYSPLIRAQYASRYHGLTPTVQFNDITFALHGLLLSIITTSQYLSPRLWSFTPSKGNKPSRLILGIILGCIVGVICVIFIVLSSPERNDPSGGGHGWVWLDAIYAISYVKLIVTLIKYTPQVLVNYRNKSTKGWSIVQILLDFTGGVLSIGQQGIDSWLQGDWSGITGNPVKFALGNVSMMYDAVFITQHYVLYKGADGKDGEGEGLLGEGRDEERRIE; encoded by the coding sequence ATGTCTCTCCTCGAGTTCTTCTCGTCCGTTTTTGGTTGGATCTACTTCATCTGCTGGTCCCTCTCGTTCTACCCGCAGTCCATGCTCAACTTCAGCCGAAAATCCACCTCTGGTACCACGGTCGACTTCCCCCTGATCAACTGCCTGGGCTTCCTGTCTTATGCAATCTCCAACTACGCCTTCTACTACAGCCCCCTCATCCGCGCCCAGTACGCCTCCCGCTACCACGGCCTGACCCCCACCGTCCAGTTCAACGACATCACCTTCGCCCTCCACGGCCTGCtgctcagcatcatcaccacctcccagtACCTCTCCCCCCGCCTCTGgtccttcaccccctcaaaaGGCAACAAACCCTCCCGCTTAATCCTCGGTATCATCCTCGGCTGCATCGTCGGCGTCATCTGTGTCATCTTTATCGTGCTGTCCTCCCCGGAGAGGAACGACCCATCTGGAGGCGGCCATGGCTGGGTGTGGCTTGACGCGATCTACGCCATCAGCTATGTGAAGCTCATTGTGACACTCATAAAATACACGCCGCAGGTGCTGGTGAATTACCGGAATAAGAGCACAAAGGGATGGAGTATTGTGCAGATCTTGTTGGATTTTACAGGGGGTGTGTTGAGCATTGGGCAGCAGGGGATTGATAGCTGGTTGCAGGGGGATTGGAGCGGGATTACCGGGAACCCGGTCAAGTTTGCGCTGGGGAATGTGAGTATGATGTATGATGCCGTTTTTATCACGCAGCATTATGTGTTGTACAAGGGGGCGGAcgggaaggatggggagggggaggggctgttgggggaggggagggacgaggagaggaggatcgAGTAG
- the NUT1 gene encoding mediator complex subunit (EggNog:ENOG503NYHQ; COG:K), whose protein sequence is MEGPATAGSSLTGLPAAVARWEQLITRARLQRLDPDQFGVFSKILLVKHPLPPGLIAELLLRPTADNNVALDPRAPLYLTHLIKQRRVDTASVLKALYNYSTIHTKIHPQPEDQPSKERDASAPRRKKLQRWTSSYSSEAILFWRLAQTVNQGIGIKSGRDVVETSRMLVRWMALFTEAATIFSQDAFGSMHSLNASKLEMERSRESFIMFLNAFSAHPTVPKTFQIPAAKGIRKQLSQSLEAFLPSIMQVNPSIASQLDMFRAQSLATHDSTEKKDPAVSDMNSYMDNVMGLESFQVPEVPIANTRAGLYVYLSAALVGRPMIDDAALFTYLHNRYRGDVQQAAVQLILASFDVLANAVFRNEGAKAGHLLKSFVVNKVPLVLVSLAQSSPLYTFNPEICITEALGQVDTNIFPTFSGMFDMSSNTGSSFQDSVRQDFCFACQLHGLLSQTAIENLLGDITYQTLPDEGRYVKDILVQSCLQDSDRTQKLIGELDNMNGNVGAAAQAVVEVIGSLCRNTETMALKQLCGQLASKPLSLDIMLLFSPAQKILHPLRELIDHWGGYDEEQGEYQPVYEEFGSVLLLLMAFVYRYNLSPADLGVRSPDSFVGKLIGGGHAVRLLSDLSPQEHSHLNGWIQGLFAEGGLGDELMASCPPQDFYLLMPVLFGQISVALSAGFLNEETLKSGLEYLVEVFLLPSLVPAILYLSNQLWAEGPEGQRSIIKILQLLIRPNSISNEASAMFQSVLNIVAKPLEHALRSYQRSDPKSQEVEPLLRAIKENLTVSRRTGGADHAELESWTTTHGNHTPGSHPNATPLPGGLAATNRPPQAQHPDGGISAAVRHTVQSLVNWVQQAPLGGNTTPTAYTHRQTLAALKLLGARQLLTVLLDELKTLTESGQGSVAYDVVCSLVCAPDVTNDTSLASSDTPNDGTAGGAGAFAAAPPPPVQRRLTLREVLKHEADDWKRIQKQDPVMAETVVRLYRQVEGQMEMPQTAVAGLLGQQDMVSGLGVMKRRIVEGALALGWAGLADAKALKWGSDNEPRWEPAKETGCDHKDYMMGISPTVTSPPEGTKTDEVILRLQGKRQISVTGTRSSSEEELKGPTCGYVSGLASIPLYCDITQSCHYNALLTHIGCCDTTTSNCPVPTRCLDSTDRSLFTTRNGFTLWCGQTEYPHCLTHIYADLANGPNSYTLMGCGVAAGSDVVYATVLPRTGPSSSTTTETTTTTTTTTSTNTPTNTPPENPPSTPIGPIVGGVVGGIAALAIVGLAIWFLIRRNRRNRPAPDPQPPVAQVNHTSLPPPSSHLSYSQPPPSSHLSFSNSQHPSNQISEYYPGSGGQGFSPMDPRGSVVKPSFMSTTTAGGESSPGFEGHGTPSPPPPGGYAFQNQQPGQFGQGQFGQGQQQFGGQQDQGQFGGQGYNNLNPVTPPQQQFGQQQQQFGGPPVYNPYGQQGAQQGGYVPGRGAELPTERGDGEVRELQ, encoded by the exons ATGGAAGGCCCCGCGACAGCAGGCTCGAGCTTGACAGGCTTGCCTGCAGCCGTGGCCCGATGGGAACAGCTCATCACCCGCGCCAGACTCCAACGTCTCGATCCCGACCAGTTCGGCGTCTTCTCCAagatcctcctcgtcaagcACCCCCTACCGCCCGGCCTCATCgccgagctcctcctccggcccaCCGCCGACAACAATGTCGCCCTCGACCCGCGAGCGCCTCTCTACCTCACGCACCTTATCAAGCAGAGGCGCGTTGACACCGCTTCCGTCCTCAAAGCCCTCTACAACTACTCAACCATACACACCAAGATACACCCACAACCAGAAGACCAACCGTCCAAGGAACGAGATGCGAGCGCGCCGCGGCGAAAGAAGCTGCAACGATGGACATCGTCATACTCCTCCGAGGCCATTCTCTTTTGGCGCCTGGCGCAAACAGTCAACCAAGGAATTGGGATCAAGAGCGGCAGGGATGTCGTCGAGACATCCAGGATGCTGGTGAGGTGGATGGCCTTGTTCACCGAGGCTGCGACCATCTTTTCGCAGGATGCTTTTGGGAGCATGCACAGTTTGAATGCCAGTaagctggagatggagaggtcgCGTGAATCATTCATCATGTTTTTGAATGCCTTCAGCGCGCACCCAACGGTACCAAAGACGTTTCAGATTCCAGCAGCCAAAG GCATCAGGAAACAGCTTTCGCAAAGTTTGGAGGCTTTTCTGCCCTCGATCATGCAGGTCAATCCCTCGATTGCCAGCCAACTCGACATGTTCCGAGCACAGAGTCTCGCGACGCACGATTCGACCGAAAAGAAGGACCCGGCCGTTTCAGACATGAACAGCTACATGGACAACGTGATGGGCTTGGAAAGCTTTCAGGTCCCCGAAGTTCCCATCGCCAACACCCGAGCTGGGTTATATGTTTACCTGAGCGCTGCA CTCGTTGGGCGCCCCATGATTGATGATGCGGCGCTCTTCACATATCTACACAACAGATATAGGGGTGATGTTCAGCAAGCAGCCGTCCAGTTGATCTTGGCATCATTTGACGTCTTGGCGAACGCCGTCTTTCGCAACGAGGGGGCCAAAGCCGGGCATTTGCTCAAGTCTTTTGTGGTCAACAAGGTGCCACTGGTTTTGGTTTCTCTTGCGCAATCCTCGCCATTATACACGTTCAATCCCGAGATTTGCATCACCGAGGCGTTGGGTCAGGTGGATACAAACATCTTCCCGACCTTTTCGGGCATGTTTGACATGTCCTCCAACACCGGGTCGTCGTTTCAGGACTCGGTACGACAAGACTTTTGCTTTGCCTGCCAGCTTCACGGGTTGTTGTCCCAGACGGCTATAGAGAACCTTTTGGGAGACATTACCTACCAGACGCTGCCGGACGAAGGGCGTTATGTCAAGGATATTCTGGTCCAGTCGTGCCTGCAGGACTCGGACAGGACGCAAAAACTGATTGGGGAGTTGGATAACATGAATGGGAACGTGGGGGCGGCTGCgcaggcggtggtggaggtgattGGCAGTCTCTGTAGAAACACGGAGACGATGGCTTTGAAGCAGTTGTGCGGCCAGTTGGCGAGCAAGCCGCTGTCGTTAGATATTATGCTGCTCTTCAGTCCGGCGCAAAAGATTTTGCACCCGCTGCGGGAGCTGATTGATCATTGGGGGGGGTATGATGAGGAGCAGGGGGAGTACCAGCCGGTGTACGAGGAGTTTGGGtcggtgttgctgctgctgatggcgTTTGTGTATCGGTACAACCTCTCGCCGGCGGACTTGGGGGTGAGGTCGCCGGATTCGTTTGTTGGGAAGCTGATTGGGGGAGGGCATGCTGTGAGGCTGCTTTCGGATCTCAGTCCGCAGGAGCATTCGCACCTCAATGGGTGGATACAGGGCCTGTttgcggagggggggttgggggatgagTTGATGGCTTCGTGTCCTCCGCAGGATTTCTACTTGCTCATGCCGGTGCTTTTCGGGCAGATTTCGGTGGCCTTGAGCGCGGGGTTCTTGAATGAGGAGACGCTCAAGAGTGGGCTTGAAT ATTTGGTCGAGGTCTTTTTGTTGCCCTCGCTGGTTCCAGCCATTTTATATCTGTCCAACCAGCTCTGGGCGGAGGGCCCAGAAGGGCAGAGGTCCATCATCAAGATTCTCCAGCTGCTCATCCGGCCGAATTCCATCTCCAACGAGGCGTCGGCGATGTTTCAGTCAGTCCTCAACATTGTCGCCAAACCATTGGAGCACGCCCTACGATCATATCAACGCTCGGACCCCAAATCTCAAGAGGTTGAGCCGCTGCTGAGAGCCATCAAGGAGAACCTCACGGTCTCGAGGCGAACGGGCGGGGCTGACCATGCCGAGCTTGAGTCGTGGACGACGACGCATGGTAACCACACACCTGGGAGTCATCCGAATGCGACTCCATTACCGGGCGGTCTAGCAGCAACAAATCGACCACCACAGGCGCAGCACCCGGATGGGGGGATCTCGGCTGCGGTGAGGCACACTGTTCAGAGCCTGGTGAATTGGGTCCAGCAAGCGCCGCTGGGGGGGAATACCACGCCGACGGCCTACACCCACCGCCAGACGCTTGCTGCGCTCAAGCTGCTCGGGGCAAGGCAGCTTTTGACTGTGCTGCTGGATGAGCTGAAGACGTTGACGGAGTCGGGGCAGGGGAGCGTGGCGTATGATGTGGTTTGTTCGCTTGTCTGCGCGCCGGATGTGACGAACGATACCTCGTTGGCTTCGTCTGACACGCCTAACGATGGGACAGCGGGCGGGGCGGGTGCCTTTGCGGCtgctccaccgccgccggttCAGAGGAGGTTGACGCTGAGGGAGGTGCTCAAGCATGAGGCGGATGACTGGAAAAGGATTCAGAAGCAGGACCCGGTCATGGcggagacggtggtgaggttgtatAGGCAGGTTGAGGGGCAGATGGAGATGCCGCAGACTGCGGTGGCGGGGCTGTTGGGGCAGCAGGATATGGTttcggggttgggggtt ATGAAAAGAAGAATTGTTGAAGGTGCCCTCGCGCTGGGTTGGGCCGGGCTGGCAGATGCCAAAGCTCTCAAATGGGGAAGTGATAATGAACCGCGGTGGGAACCGGCGAAGGAGACTGGGTGTGATCATAAGGATTACATGATGGGGATCTCGCCTACTGTGACCTCGCCGCCAGAAGGGACAAAGACGGATGAGGTTATCTTGAGGTTACAGGGGAAGAGACAGATCAGTGTCACCGGCACCAGAAGCtcgagcgaggaggagctcaagggACCGACTTGCGGATACGTCAGCGGTTTGGCTT CAATCCCCCTCTACTGCGACATCACCCAATCCTGCCACTAcaacgccctcctcacccacatCGGCTGCTGCGACACCACAACCAGCAACTGCCCGGTGCCCACCCGCTGCCTCGACTCGACAGACCGCTCCCTCTTCACAACCCGAAACGGCTTCACGCTCTGGTGCGGCCAGACGGAATACCCCCACTGCCTCACGCACATCTATGCTGATCTGGCGAACGGTCCGAATTCGTATACCCTCATGGGATGCGGTGTGGCAGCCGGATCAGATGTGGTCTACGCCACGGTCCTCCCTCGAACCggcccttcctcttccaccaccactgaaacaacaaccactaccaccaccaccacctcaaccaacacccccaccaacacccctccaGAAAACCCCCCTTCGACCCCCATCGGCCCAATAGTCGGCGGGGTAGTAGGCGGAATCGCAGCCCTGGCCATCGTCGGTCTAGCAATCTGGTTTTTGATCAGAAGAAACCGCCGAAACCGACCCGCACCtgacccccaacccccggTGGCACAGGTTAATCATACTAGTCTgccccctccatcaagtcACCTGTCCTattcccaacctccaccatcatcccacctctccttcaGCAACTCCCAGCACCCGAGTAACCAGATCTCCGAGTATTATCCCGGCAGTGGGGGGCAGGGATTCAGCCCGATGGATCCGAGGGGGAGTGTCGTCAAGCCGAGCTTTATGAGCACGACCACTGCGGGGGGGGAGAGCAGTCCGGGTTTCGAGGGGCATGGGACGCCTagtccgccgccgccgggggGGTATGCTTTTCAGAATCAACAGCCGGGGCAGTTTGGGCAGGGGCAGTTTGGGCAAGGACAGCAACAGTTTGGGGGACAACAGGATCAGGGGCAGTTTGGTGGGCAGGGGTATAATAACTTGAACCCGGTGACGCCTCCACAGCAGCAGTTtggacagcagcaacagcagttTGGGGGGCCGCCGGTTTATAACCCTTATGGACAGCAGGGGGCGCAGCAGGGGGGGTACGTGCCTGGTCGGGGGGCAGAACTGCCTActgagaggggggatggggaggttagGGAGTTGCAGTGA